The nucleotide sequence GGAGTTCATCGCCGACGTGGCGGACCACCTGGGCATCAAGGTGGACCAGGCGTTCCGCGTGATGACGGTGGTGTTCACCGCCGTGAGAGACCGCATCCCCGAGGACGAGGTGGCCGCGGTGGCCTCGCAGCTCCCCGCGGACCTGGCGGACAGCTTCCGACGTCCGGTGTAGCCCCGTCGTGGGCCCGGACCCGGAAAGACTCCCCGGGGCCGGGCGCCGTCCCTCGGTTGCTACGGCTCGTTGACGATGATGAGCCCGCGCGCCGAGTCCACGACGTACACGTAGCCGTCGCCGGGGATGCGCACGCCGAAGGCGCCCTCGAGGCTGCCGGCACGTCGGCCCGGGTCGTCCTCTCGGAACGTATTGAAGTGCGCGACCTGTCGAGGCTGGGTGGGGTGGGAGACATCCAGCACGCGCAGCCCCTCCTGATACCAGGCGACGTAGAGGAGGTTGCCGCGCAGCAGCATGTTGTGGATGGACGTGGGCGGCCTCATCCGGAACGTGCCGATGAGCGGGATGTTCGTCGGGTCCGTCACGTCGAGCACGCGCACATGGGTGCCGGGACCCTCGCCGCCCTCGAAGGCGATGGTCCTGCCCGCGAACGTCCCCACCGCGCTGTGGTGCGCATACACGAAGCCCCCGGGCGGCGTGTAGTTGCCGAGGTGCTGGACGTTGTCCAGGTCCGTGATGTCCATGATGGAGTAGCCGGAGTCCGCGTTGCTCACGTAGAGCCGGTTCTCGTACACGAAGACATCATGCGGACCGCCGCTGAAGCCTCCGGGCGTCGGCGTGACGAGCTGGAGCAGGGCGGGCGCGAGCGGCGTGGTGAGGTCGTAGACGTAGGTGGCCACGCCCGCGCTGTTGGCATACAGGCGGTTGCCGACGACGAGCACGGTGTGGACGTGGGACGGGCCCTCGGCGCGGCGCACGAACACGGGATTGGCCGGGTCCGTGATGTCGAAGACGACGAGCCCCGACGAATCACTGGCGATGTAGAGCGCGTCACCCTTCGCCCAGACGCCGTTCCAGGCGCCATCCCCGGGGATGTTGATCGTCTTGACGAGCGTGGGGTTCGTCCGGTCCCTCACGTCGAACACGGAGAGTCCACCCAGCCGAGGGGCTCGCTCCAGCGAGACGACGTAGGCGTGCTCCTTGGCCACGTAGATGTCCACGGGCATGCCGACGGGCGTCGAGGCCTCGCCGACGCGAGCAATGCCTCCGGAGGACTCGCCCTCGCCGGGGGCCCAGGTCATCCGGTGGGCCTCGAAGGTGCCGAGCGTCTTGCTGTAGCCGGAGATGGGGCTGTCGAGGCAGGACACATAGCAACCGGTGATGACGCCCGGCGAGGGGACGTGGCAGCCGGCGAGCGCGGTGGTGGTGACGGCGTCGCCCGAGGGGGTCCTGACGGTGCGGCGTCCCGCGACGAAGAAGGTGCCGCCCTCCGTCACGCGGGCCAGCAGGGGTGCATTGCTCATCGCGTCCCGGGAGCCATCCAGGCTGAGCTGGAAGGCGTTGCTGCCGTTGCCGACAGCGGTGGAGTTGGGGCGTCCCGGGCGGACGCGCAGCTCCGCGCGGGTGGTGAGCTGGAAGATGCCCTGGCCTTCGATTCCGGAGAGCTGTTCGGTGGAGCAGCTGGCCAGGTCGAAGGTCGACAGGCTCTGGCAGAGCTGCGGGTCCAGGTTCTCGGCGTCGAGGAACTGGCACGTGTCGTAGCGGCCCTTGTCGAACCAATCGCCCTTGTCCTCGAGCACGGTGTACGTGCCGTCCCAGGGCGGCGGGCCGCTGTCGGGTGTGCCCGCGTCGTCGGGAGGCAGGCCGCCATCGGTTGTGCCCGCGTCCTCGGGAGGAGGGCCGCTGTCCTGTGTCCCCGAGTCCGGAAGCGAGCCCGCGTCCTTGCCCGAGTCGGAGTCGCCGCAGGCGATGAGGAGTGGGAGGAGGACACAGAGGAAGCGCCAAGGGGACAGGGGTGTCTGCATGAGAGGCCTCGGGAAGGCCACCCGGAAGGAGCGGGTGGTGCCTCCAGGAATGGCGAGGCGCGCTCACGGCGCCACTGCGCGCGCTCGATGCTTGCCGGATGACGACGGAATCACGGCCACGTGCCGTGAACGCCGCCCGCTGGACCCGCCGGGCCGCGTCCTTGCAATGACACGGCCCGGGTCGGGCGGCGCTACAGCTCGTTGACGATGATGAGGCCGCGTGACGAGTCGACGAGGTACACGAAGCCGTCCCCGGGGATGCGCACGCCGAAGGCGCCCTCGAAGAGGCCGTGGCCTCGGCGCGGATCGGTCTCCCGGTAGGTATTGAAGTGGGCGAGCTGCCGGGGCTGCGTGGGATGGGAGACGTCCAGCACGCGCAGGCCCTCCTGGTACCACGCGACATAGAGCAGGTTCCCGCGGAGCAGCAGGTTGTGCATGGACGTGTGGGGGCGCATGCGGAACGTGCCGATGAGCGGGATGTTCGTCGGGTCCGTCACGTCGAGCACCCGCACGTGGCTGGCCGTGAACTCACCGCCCACGAAGGCGAGGGTGCGCCCCGCGAAGGTGCCCACCGCGTTGTGGTGGGAGAAGGTGCCGATGAATCCCGGCTGCAGGTAGTCACCGAGGTGCCGGACGTCGTCCAGGTCGGAGATGTCCATGATGTGGAAGCCGGTCGTATCGTTGCTGATGTAGAGCCGGTTGCCGTGCACGAAGACGTCATGCGGACCGCCGGTGTAGCCCTCGGGCGCCCACGTGATGAGCTGGAGCAGCGTCGGAGCGAGGGGCGAGGTGATGTCGTAGACGAAGGTGCCCGTGCCGGGTGAGTTGGCGAAGAGCCGCTCCCCCTCGACGAGCACGGTGTGCACGGCGTCGGGGCCCTCGGCGTGGCGGACGAAGCCGGGATTGGCCGGGTCCGTGATGTCGAAGACGATGAGCCCCGAGCTGTCGCTGGCGACGTAGAGCGCGTCACCCTTCGCCCAGACGCCGTTCCACGCGCCATCGCCGGCGATGGTGACCGTCTTGACGAGCGTGGGCTTCGTCCGGTCCTTCACGTCGAACACGGAGAGGCCACCGAGGAGGGGCCCCTTGCTCATCGACACGACGTAGGCGTGCTCCTTGGCGACGTAGATGTCCACGGGCATGCCGACGGGCGTCGAGGCCTCTGCCACGAGCGCGAGCCCACCCGAGGACTCGCTCTCACCGGGCGCCCAGGTCACCCGCTGTGCCTCGAAGGTCCCGAGCTCCTTGACGGTTCCGGAGAAGGGGTCGTTGCGGCAGTGCGCAAAGCAGCCCGTGATGACTCCGGGGCTGGTCACATGGCAGCCCGCGAACGAGGTGGTCCTGACGCGGTCCCCTCCCGGCCAGCGGATCGTCGTCCTCCCCGTGAGGAAGAACGTACCGCCTTCGGTGACACGGGCGATGAGTGACCCGGAGCTGTACGCGTCCTGGGTACCGTCGGCGCTGAGCCGGAAGGTGGTGAATGTGTTGTTGACGGAGGTCGACGGAGGCTGGGTCGAGGAGTAGGTCGCTTCCGTGCGGACGTTGAGCAGGTAGATGCCCTGGTTCTCCACGCCGGAGAGCTGCTCGGTGGAGCAGCTCGACAGGTCGAAGGCCGCGATGCGCTCACACCGCTGCGGGTCCAGGTCCTCGGGCGAGACGAACTGACACGTGTCATGGCGGCCGGTGTCGATCCAATCACCCTTGTCCTCGAGCGCGGTGTACGTCCCGTCCCAGGGCGGAGGGCCTGAATCGGGCGTCCCCGCGTCGGGTGTCCCCGCATCGTCAGGAGGCGAGCCGCTGTCCGCCGTGCCCGCGTCGGAGCCCGAGTCCGGGAGCGAGCCCGCGTCGTCTCCTGAAGGGGAGTCGTCACAGGCGGCCAGCAGCAGGAGCAGGAGCGGGATGCAGCGCCAGGGTCCCAACGGATGCGGCGATGGCTTCATGGAGCGCCTCGGGAGTCCCTCCGCGACAGTGCGGGCGGCCTTCCTGGATAGGCCAGTGCGGGCTCCTGATTCCATCGTGGGTTGCCGCTGTTTTAAGACAGCGGACAGCGGCCACCGTGACTCGGGGCCCGCGGCACCCGGCGCCTACAGCTCGTTGAGGATGATGAGTCCGCGTGACGCGTCGACCAAGTACACGTAGCCGTCACCGGGGATGCGCACGCCGTAGTTGCCCTCGAAGACGGAGTGCTCGCGCCCCGGGTCGTCCTCCCGGAAGGTGTTGTAGTGCGCGACCTGCTTGGGCTTCGTGGGATTGGAGACGTCGAGGACGCGCAGGCCCTCGTGGTACCAGGCGACGTAGAGCAGGTTCCCGCGCAGCAGCAGGTTGTGCATGGACGTGGGGGCGCGCATGCGAAACGTGCCGATGAGCGGAATGTGGGCCGCCGGGTTCGTGACGTCGAGCACGCGCACGTGGGAGCCCGGGAACTCTCCGCCCTCGAAGGCGATGGTCTTGCCCGCGAAGGTGCCCACCGCGCTGTGGTGCGCATAGGTGGCGAGCCGGGGCAGGAAGTAGCTGCCCAGTTGGCGGACGTCGTTCAGATCGGCGACGTCCATGATCTGGAAGCCATCGCTTCCGTTGCTGACGTAGAGCCGGTTCTCGTACACGAAGACATCGTGGGGACCGTCGCCATAGCCGCCCTCCACGGTCGGCCTGACGATCTGCAGCAGCGGTGGGTCCATGGGGTTCGTGACGTCGTAGACGTACGTGCCGGTGCCGGGGGCGTTGGCGTAGAGCCGATCGCCGTCGACGAGCACGGTGTGGACGGTGGTGGGGCCCTCGGCGCGGCGCACGAACGTGGGGTTGGCCGGGTCGCGGATGTCGAAGATGACCAGGCCGGAGGAGTTGCTGGCGACATAGAGCGCGTCGTCCTTGGCCCAGACGCCGTTCCACGAGGTGTCACCCGGGAAGCTGAGCGTCTTGACGAGCTTGGGGTTCGCGCGGTCCCTCACGTCGAAGACGGAGAGGCCGCCCAGCAGGGGCGGGCGATCCAGCGAGACGACGTAGGCGTGCTCCTTGGCGATGTAGAGGTCCGCGGGTCGGATCATCGTGGTGGAGGCTTCGCCCACGCGGGAGAGGCCGCCGGAGGCCTCTCCCTCACCGGGGGCCCACGTCATCCGGTGGGCCTCGAAGGTGCCAAGCGTCTTCGAGTAACCGGTCACCGGGTTCTCGACGCAGGACACGTAGCAGCCGGTGATGACGCCAGGGGAGGGGACGCGGCAGCCGGCGAACGCGGCGGTGGTGACGAGGTTGCCGGTGGTGAGCGCGAGCGAGCGGCGGCCGGAGAGGAAGAAGGTCCCGTTCCCGGTGTCACGCGCGAGGATGGGCCCGGAGCCCAGCGCATCCTGTGAACCGTCGGCGCTGAGGCGGAAGCTGATCGACCCTCCGGAGACGGAGGTGCTGGTGGGTCGATCCGGGCGCACGCGCCGCTCCGCTCGGAGGACGACCTGGTAGATGCCCTGGTCCTCCAGGGTGGAGAGCTCGGCGGCGGAGCAGCCCGACAGGTCGAAGCCCGAGGGGCGCTGACAGAGCAGAGGGTCCAGGTTGTCCGCGTCGACGAACTGGCACGCGTCATGGCGGCCGGTGTCCACCCAGTACCCCCGGTCCTCCAGCTCCGTGTAGGTGCCGTCCCACGGTGGCCCCGCATCGGGAGTGCCCGCGGGGGAGTCACCGCAGGCGGTCAGGAGGAGGGGGAGCAGGGCGCACAGAGAGCGCCGTGCTCCGCGCG is from Myxococcus fulvus and encodes:
- a CDS encoding LVIVD repeat-containing protein; protein product: MQTPLSPWRFLCVLLPLLIACGDSDSGKDAGSLPDSGTQDSGPPPEDAGTTDGGLPPDDAGTPDSGPPPWDGTYTVLEDKGDWFDKGRYDTCQFLDAENLDPQLCQSLSTFDLASCSTEQLSGIEGQGIFQLTTRAELRVRPGRPNSTAVGNGSNAFQLSLDGSRDAMSNAPLLARVTEGGTFFVAGRRTVRTPSGDAVTTTALAGCHVPSPGVITGCYVSCLDSPISGYSKTLGTFEAHRMTWAPGEGESSGGIARVGEASTPVGMPVDIYVAKEHAYVVSLERAPRLGGLSVFDVRDRTNPTLVKTINIPGDGAWNGVWAKGDALYIASDSSGLVVFDITDPANPVFVRRAEGPSHVHTVLVVGNRLYANSAGVATYVYDLTTPLAPALLQLVTPTPGGFSGGPHDVFVYENRLYVSNADSGYSIMDITDLDNVQHLGNYTPPGGFVYAHHSAVGTFAGRTIAFEGGEGPGTHVRVLDVTDPTNIPLIGTFRMRPPTSIHNMLLRGNLLYVAWYQEGLRVLDVSHPTQPRQVAHFNTFREDDPGRRAGSLEGAFGVRIPGDGYVYVVDSARGLIIVNEP
- a CDS encoding LVIVD repeat-containing protein, whose protein sequence is MTTPSRGARRSLCALLPLLLTACGDSPAGTPDAGPPWDGTYTELEDRGYWVDTGRHDACQFVDADNLDPLLCQRPSGFDLSGCSAAELSTLEDQGIYQVVLRAERRVRPDRPTSTSVSGGSISFRLSADGSQDALGSGPILARDTGNGTFFLSGRRSLALTTGNLVTTAAFAGCRVPSPGVITGCYVSCVENPVTGYSKTLGTFEAHRMTWAPGEGEASGGLSRVGEASTTMIRPADLYIAKEHAYVVSLDRPPLLGGLSVFDVRDRANPKLVKTLSFPGDTSWNGVWAKDDALYVASNSSGLVIFDIRDPANPTFVRRAEGPTTVHTVLVDGDRLYANAPGTGTYVYDVTNPMDPPLLQIVRPTVEGGYGDGPHDVFVYENRLYVSNGSDGFQIMDVADLNDVRQLGSYFLPRLATYAHHSAVGTFAGKTIAFEGGEFPGSHVRVLDVTNPAAHIPLIGTFRMRAPTSMHNLLLRGNLLYVAWYHEGLRVLDVSNPTKPKQVAHYNTFREDDPGREHSVFEGNYGVRIPGDGYVYLVDASRGLIILNEL
- a CDS encoding LVIVD repeat-containing protein; translated protein: MKPSPHPLGPWRCIPLLLLLLAACDDSPSGDDAGSLPDSGSDAGTADSGSPPDDAGTPDAGTPDSGPPPWDGTYTALEDKGDWIDTGRHDTCQFVSPEDLDPQRCERIAAFDLSSCSTEQLSGVENQGIYLLNVRTEATYSSTQPPSTSVNNTFTTFRLSADGTQDAYSSGSLIARVTEGGTFFLTGRTTIRWPGGDRVRTTSFAGCHVTSPGVITGCFAHCRNDPFSGTVKELGTFEAQRVTWAPGESESSGGLALVAEASTPVGMPVDIYVAKEHAYVVSMSKGPLLGGLSVFDVKDRTKPTLVKTVTIAGDGAWNGVWAKGDALYVASDSSGLIVFDITDPANPGFVRHAEGPDAVHTVLVEGERLFANSPGTGTFVYDITSPLAPTLLQLITWAPEGYTGGPHDVFVHGNRLYISNDTTGFHIMDISDLDDVRHLGDYLQPGFIGTFSHHNAVGTFAGRTLAFVGGEFTASHVRVLDVTDPTNIPLIGTFRMRPHTSMHNLLLRGNLLYVAWYQEGLRVLDVSHPTQPRQLAHFNTYRETDPRRGHGLFEGAFGVRIPGDGFVYLVDSSRGLIIVNEL